GAATTCGTAATTACCAAGAAAGAAACAAAGAAATTGATTTTTGGTTAATTAAGCAGCCTGCTTTTTTAGAAGCACCTGAAATGGCGGATGTTAAGGCAAAGACCCCCCAACCCTCAGTAGCCGTAGTTACTACTAGTGAACAACTATCTACCTGGCTAAAACTAAGATTAGAGTATGTAGCGACTGGAAAATTTGAAGCACCTTCTAACACTATTCCTGAACCTTTAAAATCTTTAGAGCAAGTTGCTTGAAAAAAGAGACAGTGACGGTAACGTTTTATAGATTAATAAGATTTTTCTGGGTTTTATATTCCGCTTCAAAGCAATGTTATATGATCTGTAAAAACAAGATGCCGACAGATTAATGACCAAAACCCATTCCCCAACAGCAGCAGAGATAAAGGAAATTTTTGAGCGTATTGCTCCTGTATACGATCGCTTAAACGATCGTCTTAGCTTTGGACAGCATCGAATTTGGAAGCTAATAGCGGTAAAATGGAGTGAGGCAAAACCAGGAGATCAGGCTCTGGATATTTGCTGTGGTAGCGGAGATTTGGCTTTATTGTTAGCAAAAAAGGTGGGAAAAACAGGTAAGGTAACAGGATTAGATTTTGCGAGGGAACAACTGGCGATCGCGCGATCGCGACAGATGCTTAAATGCCCTACTGTGCCGATGGAATGGCTAGAGGGAGACGCTTTAAATTTGCCCTTTGCTGACAATCAGTTTGACTGTGCCACAATGGGCTATGGCTTGCGGAATGTAACTAATATTTCTCGCTGCCTACAAGAGCTATACCGTGTCCTCAAGCCAGGGGCAAGGGCAGCCGTATTAGATTTTCATCGCCCTAGTCAAAGCTGGATGCAAAATTTTCAGCAATGGTATTTAGCGACTATTGTTGTGCCTACTGCTGAGAACATGGGCATGAAAGAAGAATATGCCTATCTCAATCCTAGTATTGAGAGATTTCCTAACGGTGCAAAGCAGGTTGAAATGTCTAAAATAGCAGGTTTTGAGCAGGCAATTCATTATCCTTTGATGGGAGACATGATGGGGATATTAGTGCTAAGGAAATAGAATAGGATATAGAATTAACTTTTGCTGTTTAAACTTTATTACCGATTCAATATACTGCTTTGGCACTAGCGAATCTCTGGATATTTTTTGTTCCCCCCATAGCTGGAAGCATTATTGGCTATTTCACCAATGATATAGCTATCAAAATGCTTTTTCGTCCATATAAAGCTATTTATATTGGCAAACGCAAGCTACCTTTTACACCTGGCTTAATTCCTGGTAATCAAGAGCGTTTAGCTCAGAAAGTCTCTGATACGATTATGGGTACGTTACTTACTCCAGGAGAACTTCAAAAGCTAGCTCAACGACTTTTGGCAACTGAACGTATTGAAGGAGCAATCTTATGGCTTTTGAAACTGGCACTTGACCAAGTTAGATCAGATCGAGAGCAAAAGACGGCTAAAATTTTGGCTAACATTCTCCATGATTCATTTAGTCAATCTTTACCTCGACTTTTAAAAGTATTAGCCAGAAAAGACGATTTCTTAGAAGCTCAAACCAATCAGATTTTTGAGCAAATACTGCTTGATTTTCAGTTAAAAGACGATCAGGCTAAGAAATTTTCTGATTGGTTACTCGGTTCGGTACTACCTGCCGATACTATTCGCCGAGCAATGATTGATTTTCTAAGCGATCGCAACATCAAAATTATTGATGAAGGTTTTCGCGAAAAAACTAGCGGTACATATTGGGTAGTTGCTAATTTATTTGGTTTACGCAATAGCCTAATACGGCTTCGTTCTTTTTGCCTGGATGAACCAGAAATTAGTAATGCTAGGCTTGAAGAATTAACCTACTCGCTACAAATTCGCGATCGCATCAAAAACTGGCTGAAAAATCTTTCCCTGCAAAATCTACCCGTCTCTACGGTTAGACAACTTCGTAAAACTGTACAAGAGGCAGTGCGCAATTACATCAGAGAAGAAGGAGGCGATGTAATAGTTCGTCTGGGCGACTCTGTAGAATGGGAAAACTTAGCTGCGTTGATCCTCAAGCGTCTTCAATCTTCGCCTACGGTTAATGATTCCTTAGAAATAATTAGCCAAGAATTAGCTTTAGTTCTAGAACGTTACCTGGAAAAAGACCTAGAAAAGCTAGTAACCGAAGCTATACCCATTCTCTCAATTGATCGGGTAATCATAGATCGGATTTCTGCCACCACACCCGAAGAATTAGAAACCGCAGTTCAGGGTATTGTAAAAAATGAACTTCAGGCTATCGTTAATTTGGGGGGCGTATTAGGATTTATTGTGGGGCTATTGCAAACGGTTATTTTATTTTTTAACTAGCTGCTAATAATTAACGTCTGATGTGGATTAACTTTCTTTTTTATTTTAAAGAAAACCTACATATTTTAGTAAAAAGATTCCTTGTTTAAATTAAACTCAGGCAGGCTCAGACTCTAGCTAATTATAAAAAGAATCGATGTTAATGTTTACGTCAGGGGCTTGGGGAGGGCGTAACGTCCCCAATGGGACGGCGCTTATAAAGGGGCGAATGCATTCGCCCCACAGCACCTTGGGTTTGGGGGGCTAGTCCCCCAATATTCAGTAATGGTTTTTACAAACCAATTTCATTTAGAAGCGAGAATAAGCATTTTTTTCTTGGTCAGCATTCCCTTGCTAGGTGAGCATTCCCTTGCGTCTTACGCCGACGCGGGGTCTCACCTCTGACGGCGACGCGGTGAGACAGTTGCGTTGCGGTGAAGCAGTTTCTTTAAGCGGGGTTCCCCCCGTTGCGAGACAGTCCGTTGCGCGGGTTTCCCGCGTTGAAGGAACTGTCGAGGGCGAGCAAACTGTTGAACCCTTTAGGGGGTCTGACCGCTAATTCACATTAGGCGTAATTAAGACCTCTTCTTGTGATTATCAGCCATTTTTATTCGAGAGATGTTACTCAATCTCGCTACAATGGATGACTACAGGCAAATAAAAAATTAATTTCAAGTAAGAGGTATTTTGTGAGTGTTAGAGTAAGGATTGCTCCTTCACCAACAGGGAATTTACATATCGGCACGGCGCGGACAGCAGTGTTTAATTGGCTGTTTGCCCATCGTCATCAAGGCGTATTTGTTTTACGGGTAGAAGATACAGATGCAGCGCGATCGCGCCCTGAATATACGGAAAACATTAAATCAGGATTAGAATGGCTAGGCTTAAATTGGGATGAAGGACCATTTTTCCAAACCCAGCGTTTGGATCAGTATCAGCAAGCTATACAAACTCTACTGGACAAAGGTTTAGCTTATCCTTGCTACTGTAGCCCTGAAGAATTAGACGAAATGCGGGAAACTCAACAAGCCAAGGGACAAGCCCCTGGTTATGATAATCGTCACCGCAATTTATCCCCCTCGGAAAAAGAGAAATTTGAGGCAGAAGGACGCAAGCCCGTAATTCGTTTCAAAATAGACGGCGATCGCGCTATTGCCTGGAAAGATGTGATCAGAGATACCGTCACTTGGCAGGGTTGTGACTTGGGAGGCGATATGGTAATTGCCCGCGCAGCCGAGAATGACGAGCCTTATGGACAGGCTTTGTATAATCTGGCAGTAGTTGTAGATGATATAGACATGAACATCTCCCACGTCATTCGGGGAGAAGATCATATTGCCAACACTGCTAAACAAATTTTGCTTTACGAAGCATTGGCTGAAGAAATTCCGATCTTTGCCCATACTCCTTTAATTCTCAATGAAGAAGGGCGCAAGCTGTCTAAACGTGATGGCGTGACTTCCATTGATGATTTTCGTAAAATGGGCTTTTTACCCGAAGCATTAGTTAACTACATGACTCTTTTGGGGTGGACTTTTCCTGACTCTACTAAAGAGATTTTTACTTTAGAAGAAGCGGCGCAAGAATTTGATTTAGACCGAGTTAATAAAGCAGGAGCAAAATTTGACTGGGATAAATTAGATTGGCTCAATAGTCAATATCTCCATCAAATGTCTGCTGATAAGTTAACTGATTTGCTAATTCCCCATTGGCAAGAAGCTGGATACGCTGTAGATAAGATGGATCGAGATTGGTTAGAAAAGTTGACGGCATTAACTGCACCTACTCTCAATCGTTTAACCGATGTAATTAAAGAAACCAGCGTCTTTTTTGTTGACTCAGTTGAATATAGCTCTGAGGCAATGGATTTACTCCAGCAAGAAGGTGTGGCAACAGTAATTACTGAAATTGCCGAACAAGTAAACAACACTGACAGCATAGGCGAAGATGATGCACAAGCTCTAATCAAGCAAGTCACCAAAAGCCAAAAAGTCAAAAAAGGCTTGGTAATGCGATCGCTACGCGCAAGTTTGACAGGCGAATTACACGGTCCCGATCTAACTCAAACTTGGTTGTTACTCAATCAGTTAGGGACAGACAAAACCCGTCTTCAGCAAACTTTAGATAAGATTGCAGGTTAAAAACTAGTTGACCAACGGTTAGAAATTATTTCGCTACTGTATAACGGAATAATTTTTAACTAAAAAGACAGTTAATACTTCTGTACGGGCGAACAGCGGTTCGCCCATAACTGACATCTAATTTTACTAATAATGTCTACTGGATATACCTTACCTGTCTTTGCCTGTGCTAGTGCGATCGCTGCTTTACGCCATCTTCATCAAGAATCACCTCAAGCTACGGTCAAAGTAAATTTAATTAAACCAGCCCAGATAGTAGATATTGCTGTTGAACAGGTGGCAAAAGTTGATGAATATACAGCGATCGCCATAACTCGTAGCGATCCTGGCGATCACCTGGATTTAACTCGTAATACCCCTATCTGGGCAAAGGTAAGCCTGAATAATTCTAATTTTGAGCAAATTACCATCAAAGGAGGTGAAGGTATTGGTCATTATGGTGAGAATCAGGCAGCAATTTATAGTTATGCCCAAGAATTAATTATAGAAAATATTAAACCTTTGCTTCAAAGTAATCAAAGCATTGAAATAACTATTATTATGCCCGAAGGACAAAGACTGGCTAAACGCACCTCAAATGAAGCCTTTGGAGTAGTAGAAGGATTATCTTTGTTAGGGACAACAGGAATTGTTCAGCCATTAACTGCTCTTAGTCAGCTAGAAGAATATCAGACTCAAATTAGGGAAAAGGCAGCTTTGTATGATTTTTTAGTCTTTTGTATTGGTGAAAATGGTATCGATCTGGCGCAAAGATCGGGCATAGATTCCCAAAGAATTATCAAAACCGCTAACTGGCTAGGTTCAATGTTAGTAACCGCAGGCTTTGCAGAAGTGAAGTCCATTTTGCTATTTGGTTATCACGGTAAGCTGATCAAGTTAGCTGGGGGCATTTTTCACACCCATAATCATCTTGCTGATGGCAGACTAGAGATTTTAACCGCTTATTGTGCCAAGCTGGGTTTGCCCCAGGCTGAAGCGATTAAAATTCTTGAATGTTCTACTACTGAATCTGCTTTGAACCTGCTGCGGGAATTGGACTCAGGCAATGAACAAGATTTTAGCTGGAGCGATCTAGTTTATGAAGAACTTACTCAGGCGATCGATCTAAAATCTCAGGCATATATTCGCAAGTATACTGAAAAGAAACTTAGCGTTGGCTCGGTATTATTCGATCGCCAGAGAAACATCATCAAAAAAAGCAAGAATGCTCTTCTTTTGCTGCCCAATCTATGTTAACCTGTTAAGAATATTTATAGCACTTTATATCTAGAGCTTGACCCTGTTGGATCGTAACTCTTCAGATACAAGAATGGCATAAAAGCCAATAATTATTTACACTTTCTTACTTAATTACCTACATTCCCATTACCTACACAGACTTTACTAGAGTATAGTGACTATCCAGACAGAATCAATCTCCCCTAGCAATGAGACTTTATCTCCTAAGTCTTTGGTAAATAAAACTAATCGCCAGAAAATAATCATTATTGATTTTGGTTCTCAATACTCTGAATTGATTGCTCGTAGAATACGAGAAACTCAAGTGTATTCAGAAGTTTTATCTTATCGAACTACTGCCGCTCAGCTTCGCGAAATAAATCCTCAAGGAATTATTCTTTCTGGTGGACCTAGTTCAGTATACGACGATCATGCTCCTAAATGCGATCCTGAAATCTGGAATTTAAACATTCCTATTTTTGGCGTATGCTACGGAATGCAGCTAATGGTCAAGCAACTGGGCGGTACGGTAGAAAAAGCTAAATTAGGCGAATATGGTAAAGCACCACTGTTTATCGAAGACCCCACAGACCTGCTAACTAATGTCGAGTCTGGATCTACCATGTGGATGAGTCATGGAGACTCCTGCATTAAGCTTCCAGAAGGATTTTCTATTTTAGCATATACCAAAAATACTCCCTGTGCTGCGATTTCCAATCCTGAGAAAAAGCTTTTCGGCGTACAGTTTCACCCTGAAGTAGTGCATTCAATTGGTGGGATCGCTTTAATTCGTAATTTTGTTTATCATGTCTGCGAATGTGAACCAACCTGGACAACAGAAGCCTTTGTCGAGGAGTCAATTCGAGATATTCGCGCTAAAGTTGGTAATAAACGAGTTTTATTGGCTCTTTCTGGAGGGGTTGATTCTTCTACCTTGGCTTTCCTACTCCATAGAGCCATTGGCGATCAGTTGACCTGTATGTTTATCGATCAGGGGTTCATGCGTAAAGGTGAACCAGAAAGACTGGTAGAAATATTTAAAAATAAGTTCTTGATTCCTGTAGAATATGTCATGGCTCGCGATCGCTTTTTAAAACAGGTAGAGGGTGTAAACGATCCCGAACTTAAGCGTCGTCGTATTGGGCATGAGTTTATCAAAGTTTTTGAAGAAGAGTCAAAAAAATTAGGGCCTTTTGATTATTTGGCACAGGGAACTCTTTATCCTGATGTAATTGAGTCTGCTGATACCAATGTTGACCCCAAAACAGGTGAAAGAGTAGCAGTCAAAATCAAAAGCCATCATAACGTTGGTGGTTTACCCAAAGATTTACGCTTTAAATTAGTTGAGCCTTTACGAAAGCTATTTAAAGACGAGGTGCGTAATGTTGCCCGCGCTATTGGTTTGCCAAAAGAAATTGTGCATCGTCATCCCTTCCCAGGACCAGGTTTAGCAATTCGGATTGTTGGGGAGGTTACTGCCGAAAGACTGAACATTCTGCGGGATGCTGATTTTATTGTTCGCGATGAAATTAGTAAACAGGGTATGTACCATGACTACTGGCAAGCCTTTGCGGTGCTATTGCCAATTCGCAGCGTTGGAGTAATGGGAGATAAACGCACCTATGCTCATCCAATTGTGCTGCGCTTTATTACCAGTGAAGACGGCATGACCGCAGATTGGTCAAGAGTACCTTATGATTTATTAGAAACTATTTCTAATCGAATTGTCAACGAGGTAAAAGGAGTAAATCGTGTTGTTTACGATATTACCTCCAAACCCCCAGGGACAATTGAGTGGGAGTAGGTTTTGAGAGATGAGGGACAAAGGCGCACTTCCACATATAAGAATTAGCTCACAAAGGTAGGGTTTTTTACAAAGATGTGATGTGAGTAAAGGCTCAAAAATAAGGTATGAGTAGAGTCAAAAGTTATGTAGTGGCTTTATTAGTAGCGATCGCTGGGAAAGATAAAGTTTTCTGGCTCTAGAATCATAAATCGCTGAAATCTTTTTGTTTCTGGTGTGCCGATGGCTTCAGTTAATGCAGCCTGAATTGCATAAGATAAAGCAAAACGCTTAGGCTTTATATTTTCTCGTAATCCATATATTTTGACTTGAGGCATCTACTTTTTTACTTTAATTTCTCACCATACTTTAGCGGAAAAATTGCAGTTTTCAGCAGGTTTCTGATTGCCAGTGTGTAGTTTAAACAAAACAAATTTAAATTACTTTAATCGTTGATGCCTGGTTGACTGACAAAAGATGAAGAGAAAAACCTGAGAATAGAGATTCAGTAAAGAGTTGAGGGATTGACACAAAGCAAGGGGAGTCAGCACTCTGAGATTAGATACCACTCATAATTTCAGAATACTGTGAATCAAAACTCCCGTCTCTACAATGCCTTGAATCAATGGATGAGTCAATAGAAGTTTGAAGACAGAAGTATGAAGGCGCGAAGTTTCAAGTTTGTTCGAGGGCTTGTACCTCATACGAAGGAAGAAGTTTGAAGTTTGAAGGAAGAAGGAATTCGGAATTCGGGAAGGATTTTTTGTAGCTCATACCTCACACCTCATACTTCGCGCTGTTTTACTTCATACCTCATACACAGGGCTATCGCCCAGATCGTCCGTCCTTCGGACGACTTCGATGCTTCGCATCGTGTAGGGCGAAGCCCTGGTACCTCTACCAAACTAAGAGCGATCGTGAACGACGGGGCTTGCAACTATAGTGGAACAAAGGACTTGTCCGCATGTAGGAGGAAGTAGCTGTTTACGAAGTTTGAAGGAAGAAGTTTGAAGGAAGAAGGAAGAAAGATTTTTTGTACCTCATACGAAGGAAGAAGTAGCTGTTTTACTTCATACTTCATACCTCATACTTCATACTTCATGCAGCTGTTTTACTTCATACACGGACTCTCTGTCCGTCGCCGTTCCCGAGGAGACGTCGGAACGCAGAGAGCGTTCACCTCACACTTCGCGCCACAGGGCTATCGCCCAGATCGTCCGTCCTTCGGACGACTTCGATGCTTCGCATCGTGTAGGGCGAAGCCCTGGTCAAGCTACTGACTGGTTACATTTATGTTTTACTTCATACACGGACTCTCTGTCCGTCGCCGTTCCCGAGGAGACGTCGGAACGCAGAGAGCGTTCACCTCGCCACAGGGCTATCGCCCAGATCGTCCGTCCTTCGGACGACTTCGATGCTTCGCATCGTGTAGGGCGAAGCCCTGGTCAAGCTACTCTTCAATCTTCAAATATTTGGATGATAATTGCTTTAATACACACGGGCAATGTCAACCTGACAAAATGGTCGATGTACATCCCTGGTCGAGGGAAGTGGCTGTCATCTTCAAACTTGGGGTATTGACGGGCAATGTCAACCTGACAAAATGGTCGATGTACATCCCTGGTCGAGGGAAGTTGGCTGGGGGTAGACAGAGACGTATTCAGCGTTGGCTAAACAATCCTCGAATCAATGTCCATCGAATCAGAAAGTCCTTGGTCAAAGCAGCACTTGATGATTGGTCAGAATCAAAAATATTTTTGGCATTAGACACTTCACTGTTCTGGGATGAGTATTGCCTTGTGCGGCTTTGGGTTATTCATCGAGGGAGAGCTTTACCGTTGGTGTGGAGAGTGATGAACCATGAAAGTGCTAGTATTTCAGTTACCGATTATCGAGAGATGATTAAGCAGGCACAAGTTAGGCTACGAGAATCAGTTAAGGTAATTTTACTCGCGGAGCGAGGATTTATACATACCGAATTGATGACCATGCTGACAACTCAACTAGGATGGCATTATCGTCTCCGAATTAAGAGTAATACCTGGATTTGGCGTGGAAGTTGGTGTCAACAGAAGTTTGAAGACAGAAGTATGAAGGCGCGAAGTTTCAAGTTTGTTCGAGGGCTTGTACCTCATACGAAGTTTGAAGTTTGAAGTTTGAAGGAAGAAGGAAGAAGGAATTCGGAATTCGGGAAGGATTTTTTGTAGCTCATACCTCACACCTCATACTTCGCGCCTTCATACCTCATACACAGGGCTATCGCCCAGATCGTCCGTCCTTCGGACGACTTCGATGCTTCGCATCGTGTAGGGCGAAGCCCTGGTACCTCTACCAAACTAAGAGCGATCGTGAACGACGGGGCTTGCAACTATAGTGGAACAAAGGACTTGTCCGCATGTAGGAGGAAGTAGCTGTTTACGAAGTTTGAAGGAAGAAGTTTGAAGGAAGAAGGAAGAAAGATTTTTTGTACCTCATACGAAGGAAGAAGTAGCTGTTTTACTTCATACTTCATACCTCATACTTCATACTTCATGCAGCTGTTTTACTTCATACACGGACTCTCTGTCCGTCGCCGTTCCCGAGGAGACGTCGGAACGCAGAGAGCGTTCACCTCACACTTCGCGCCACAGGGCTATCGCCCAGATCGTCCGTCCTTCGGACGACTTCGATGCTTCGCATCGTGTAGGGCGAAGCCCTGGTCAACCTAAAAACTTTCACTTTCATTTAGCAGAGGCAATTTGCTTACACAACGTACAGATTCACAAAGGTGAATTTTCTGGCAAAGTTCATGTGATTCTTGGTCGCAACAACGTTAACGGCGAACTATGGGCAATTGTCAGTAATGAAAAAACTACTCTACAAACCTTTGCTGAATATGGATTACGTTTTGATATCGAAGCGAATTTTTTAGATGACCAATCTGGTGGTTGGAATGTTCAACGCTCGATGATTCGAGATGTATGCGCTTTGTCCCGTTTGTGGTTTATCTTATCTGTGGCTACTCTCTACGTTAGTGCCCAAGGTGTTGAGGTAGTTCGTATTGGCAAACGAAGATGGGTTGATACTCATTGGTTTCGTGGTAATAGCTATTTTAGGATTGGTTGGGATTGGGTCAAAGCTGCACTCATTAATGGTTGGAATTTACTTCATTGCGTGACTTTCTCTAGTAATCAAGATCCCTCACCTGCAATGGCATCACGATCGCAATATCAAAAACGAGCAGATCAGTTGGAGTTCAAAGTTTTAACTTATTCCTACAATATTTCTTGAAAGTTTTGTCAGTCAATCAGCGTTGATGCAGTGAACTATTTGTTTATCATCAGGCATAGTTTCGTATTGAGGAAAGCTATCAGTAATCTTCCACCATTTAGCTTTTGATCCTGTAAAAATATGAAACTCTTGATATTGGTCAAATTCTCCTTCACAGCCAGCAATGGGTAAACCCAGTAAATTGTCTCGCAAGGGATAAATCGTTGCCAAGCTTGAGCCACAGTTTTTGCAGAAGGTTTTTATTACGTTGGCAGTAGCTTGATATTGAGCCAAATATTCTTGTCCTTGGATTATTTTATAGCCATCTGCCTTGATTACCATACGGCTTCTAAATGCTGCACCATGCCATTTACGGCATTTTGACGAGCGACCCCGCGTCGGCGAAAGACGCAAGGGAACGCGCGAGATAGACAATGACAATGAACTAAGTTTCCCATTGCGCCACAATACTCATAGCGAATTTTGCCACACAAACATTCTCCCTTCAAATTCGCCATTTTTTCTCTATTAGCCTACAAAATGTTGATTTGAACTATAACAATTATTATTAACTGCTGACTACCAAATCTAACTTCCATCTGCTGACCTGACTGATATAATAAAAAGTTCAGCAGGTGCAACAATCAAACCGCCACAGCAAAATATAATTGATATAGGAGAATTTAAGTAAGAAATGGCAAAGCGTGTATCCGTAGTTTTAAATCAAAGCGTTAGCAAATTAGGCAATAATGGCGACTTAGTAGATGTCGCTCCTGGTTTCGCTAGGAACTATCTCATTCCTCAAGGTTTGGCTAGTTTGGCTACCAAAGGAATTGTTAAGCAAATTGAATTTAGAAGAGAAAAAGAAAGAAAACAGAAACTAGCAGAAAAACAAGCAGCAGAAAACAAAAAAGTTGCTTTTAAAACTATTGGTAAGTTGACTATTCGTAAACAAGTCGGAGAACAAAAGGCTATCTTTGGTAGTGTTACCAGTCAAGAGATAGCTGACGTTATCAAACAACAAGCTGGCATTGAGGTAGACCGCCGTGGTATTGAAGTTCCAGATATAAGTTCTACAGGCGATTATCAAGCAGAAGTTAAACTACATCCTGAAGTTAGTGCCACAGTAGATTTCCAAGTTATACCTTT
This DNA window, taken from Pleurocapsa sp. FMAR1, encodes the following:
- a CDS encoding MgPME-cyclase complex family protein, which gives rise to MTIYYYVAASQKFLLEEEPFAEVIEERIRNYQERNKEIDFWLIKQPAFLEAPEMADVKAKTPQPSVAVVTTSEQLSTWLKLRLEYVATGKFEAPSNTIPEPLKSLEQVA
- the ubiE gene encoding bifunctional demethylmenaquinone methyltransferase/2-methoxy-6-polyprenyl-1,4-benzoquinol methylase UbiE, with translation MTKTHSPTAAEIKEIFERIAPVYDRLNDRLSFGQHRIWKLIAVKWSEAKPGDQALDICCGSGDLALLLAKKVGKTGKVTGLDFAREQLAIARSRQMLKCPTVPMEWLEGDALNLPFADNQFDCATMGYGLRNVTNISRCLQELYRVLKPGARAAVLDFHRPSQSWMQNFQQWYLATIVVPTAENMGMKEEYAYLNPSIERFPNGAKQVEMSKIAGFEQAIHYPLMGDMMGILVLRK
- the gltX gene encoding glutamate--tRNA ligase; translated protein: MSVRVRIAPSPTGNLHIGTARTAVFNWLFAHRHQGVFVLRVEDTDAARSRPEYTENIKSGLEWLGLNWDEGPFFQTQRLDQYQQAIQTLLDKGLAYPCYCSPEELDEMRETQQAKGQAPGYDNRHRNLSPSEKEKFEAEGRKPVIRFKIDGDRAIAWKDVIRDTVTWQGCDLGGDMVIARAAENDEPYGQALYNLAVVVDDIDMNISHVIRGEDHIANTAKQILLYEALAEEIPIFAHTPLILNEEGRKLSKRDGVTSIDDFRKMGFLPEALVNYMTLLGWTFPDSTKEIFTLEEAAQEFDLDRVNKAGAKFDWDKLDWLNSQYLHQMSADKLTDLLIPHWQEAGYAVDKMDRDWLEKLTALTAPTLNRLTDVIKETSVFFVDSVEYSSEAMDLLQQEGVATVITEIAEQVNNTDSIGEDDAQALIKQVTKSQKVKKGLVMRSLRASLTGELHGPDLTQTWLLLNQLGTDKTRLQQTLDKIAG
- a CDS encoding GFA family protein; translation: MVIKADGYKIIQGQEYLAQYQATANVIKTFCKNCGSSLATIYPLRDNLLGLPIAGCEGEFDQYQEFHIFTGSKAKWWKITDSFPQYETMPDDKQIVHCINAD
- the cbiD gene encoding cobalt-precorrin-5B (C(1))-methyltransferase CbiD, which translates into the protein MSTGYTLPVFACASAIAALRHLHQESPQATVKVNLIKPAQIVDIAVEQVAKVDEYTAIAITRSDPGDHLDLTRNTPIWAKVSLNNSNFEQITIKGGEGIGHYGENQAAIYSYAQELIIENIKPLLQSNQSIEITIIMPEGQRLAKRTSNEAFGVVEGLSLLGTTGIVQPLTALSQLEEYQTQIREKAALYDFLVFCIGENGIDLAQRSGIDSQRIIKTANWLGSMLVTAGFAEVKSILLFGYHGKLIKLAGGIFHTHNHLADGRLEILTAYCAKLGLPQAEAIKILECSTTESALNLLRELDSGNEQDFSWSDLVYEELTQAIDLKSQAYIRKYTEKKLSVGSVLFDRQRNIIKKSKNALLLLPNLC
- a CDS encoding GFA family protein codes for the protein MANLKGECLCGKIRYEYCGAMGNLVHCHCLSRAFPCVFRRRGVARQNAVNGMVQHLEAVW
- a CDS encoding DUF445 domain-containing protein; protein product: MALANLWIFFVPPIAGSIIGYFTNDIAIKMLFRPYKAIYIGKRKLPFTPGLIPGNQERLAQKVSDTIMGTLLTPGELQKLAQRLLATERIEGAILWLLKLALDQVRSDREQKTAKILANILHDSFSQSLPRLLKVLARKDDFLEAQTNQIFEQILLDFQLKDDQAKKFSDWLLGSVLPADTIRRAMIDFLSDRNIKIIDEGFREKTSGTYWVVANLFGLRNSLIRLRSFCLDEPEISNARLEELTYSLQIRDRIKNWLKNLSLQNLPVSTVRQLRKTVQEAVRNYIREEGGDVIVRLGDSVEWENLAALILKRLQSSPTVNDSLEIISQELALVLERYLEKDLEKLVTEAIPILSIDRVIIDRISATTPEELETAVQGIVKNELQAIVNLGGVLGFIVGLLQTVILFFN
- the rplI gene encoding 50S ribosomal protein L9, which encodes MAKRVSVVLNQSVSKLGNNGDLVDVAPGFARNYLIPQGLASLATKGIVKQIEFRREKERKQKLAEKQAAENKKVAFKTIGKLTIRKQVGEQKAIFGSVTSQEIADVIKQQAGIEVDRRGIEVPDISSTGDYQAEVKLHPEVSATVDFQVIPL
- the guaA gene encoding glutamine-hydrolyzing GMP synthase, with amino-acid sequence MTIQTESISPSNETLSPKSLVNKTNRQKIIIIDFGSQYSELIARRIRETQVYSEVLSYRTTAAQLREINPQGIILSGGPSSVYDDHAPKCDPEIWNLNIPIFGVCYGMQLMVKQLGGTVEKAKLGEYGKAPLFIEDPTDLLTNVESGSTMWMSHGDSCIKLPEGFSILAYTKNTPCAAISNPEKKLFGVQFHPEVVHSIGGIALIRNFVYHVCECEPTWTTEAFVEESIRDIRAKVGNKRVLLALSGGVDSSTLAFLLHRAIGDQLTCMFIDQGFMRKGEPERLVEIFKNKFLIPVEYVMARDRFLKQVEGVNDPELKRRRIGHEFIKVFEEESKKLGPFDYLAQGTLYPDVIESADTNVDPKTGERVAVKIKSHHNVGGLPKDLRFKLVEPLRKLFKDEVRNVARAIGLPKEIVHRHPFPGPGLAIRIVGEVTAERLNILRDADFIVRDEISKQGMYHDYWQAFAVLLPIRSVGVMGDKRTYAHPIVLRFITSEDGMTADWSRVPYDLLETISNRIVNEVKGVNRVVYDITSKPPGTIEWE